One Sphingomonas endolithica genomic window, CAGCGAACAAACCTATTACCGCTGGCGCAAGGAATATGGCGGTCTGAAAACCGACCAGGCACGGCGTATGAAGGATCTGGAAAAGGAGAATCTTCGGCTCCGCCGGGCGATCTCGGACCTGACGTTGGATAAGCTGATCTTGCAGGAGGCGGCGCGGGGAAACTTCTAAGCCCCGCGCGGCGACGGCGTTGTATCGATCATGTGCGACGAGAGCTTCCGGTATCCGAGCGACGGGTCTGCCGGGTGCTGGGGCAGCATCGATCGACGCAGCGCAAGGTGCCGCGTGGGGCGGATGATGAGCAGGTGCTGAGCGAGGACATCATCGCACTGGCGAAGCAATATGGTCGCTACGGCTATCGCCGGGTGACGGCATTGCTGTGCCATGCCGGGTGGACGGTGAACCATAAACGGGTCGAGCGGATCTGGCGGCGTGAGGGGCTCAAGGTCCCGCAACGTCAACCAAAGCGCGGACGTCTGTGGCTTAATGACGGATCGTGCATCCGGCTGCGGCCTGAGTATCCGGGGCATGTATGGGCGTACGACTTCGTCGAAGGCCGCACGCATGATGGTCGCAAGTTCCGTATCCTGACCAT contains:
- a CDS encoding IS3 family transposase (programmed frameshift), encoding MPFKKHKPEEIIGKLREVEIVLSQGASTAEACRRISVSEQTYYRWRKEYGGLKTDQARRMKDLEKENLRLRRAISDLTLDKLILQEAAPGKLLSPARRRRCIDHVRRELPVSERRVCRVLGQHRSTQRKVPRGADDEQVLSEDIIALAKQYGRYGYRRVTALLCHAGWTVNHKRVERIWRREGLKVPQRQPKRGRLWLNDGSCIRLRPEYPGHVWAYDFVEGRTHDGRKFRILTIIDEASRECLGLIVARQLKHEDVLAALADLFVTRGPPAHIRSDNGAEFIANAVQKWLGQIGVKTLYIAPGSPWENGYNESFNGSLRDELLNGEIFYSLAEATVLIEAWRRHYNTVRPHSSLGYRPPAPETASPPYPASGSASLHLRPDMAATNIIH